A section of the Borrelia turicatae 91E135 genome encodes:
- a CDS encoding coiled-coil domain-containing protein, which translates to MSVEVKERVNDEDIAKSTVRPERVKKDYHSVTFDGQIISYYVLEEKFDIFQDRMLDNFHYLDDKINIFRNELNEKIEKLDEKIETVKNDLNERIDGVETRLNEKIDGVETRLNEKINKLDARIDKLDARIDKLDEKIEFVKTDLVQINSRLTLIESKLGFKGQLVSSLTVVAALAASYFVAQLFVSLGKYLGIS; encoded by the coding sequence ATGAGTGTTGAAGTAAAAGAACGAGTAAATGATGAAGATATAGCTAAGAGCACAGTTAGACCTGAGAGAGTTAAGAAGGATTATCATAGTGTGACATTTGATGGTCAGATTATTAGTTATTATGTTCTTGAAGAAAAGTTTGATATTTTTCAAGATAGAATGTTAGATAATTTTCATTATTTAGATGACAAGATCAATATATTTAGGAATGAGTTAAATGAAAAGATAGAAAAACTTGATGAAAAGATAGAAACTGTTAAGAATGATTTGAATGAAAGGATAGATGGGGTAGAGACTAGACTAAATGAAAAGATAGATGGAGTAGAGACTAGACTAAATGAAAAGATAAATAAACTTGATGCTAGGATAGATAAACTTGATGCTAGGATAGATAAACTTGATGAAAAGATAGAGTTTGTTAAAACTGATTTAGTACAAATCAATTCTCGATTGACTTTGATTGAGAGCAAGTTAGGATTTAAGGGTCAATTAGTTTCATCTTTGACAGTTGTTGCTGCACTTGCTGCGTCATATTTTGTAGCACAGTTATTTGTGTCTTTAGGAAAATATTTAGGAATTTCTTAG